The Bacillus sp. Y1 genome includes the window GATGAAACTATGAGTCAGGAAGAGATTCAAAAAGTCGAGATTAAAGAAAATGTACATAAAGAATTGGATAGAGTTAAAGAAGCAACTGCTGAATTTAAAAAGATAATTGAGGCAGGAGAAGTTCCAGTTCCAGAATTACAACAAGCTGCGCAACAATTAGAAATGAATTGGTCAACAGCATTACAAACTTTATCAAGTCTAATTAATACGACTTTAGAGGAATCCCAAAAACAGGAGCTTTCTAAAGAAATGACAGAATGGAATACATCTCTACAAGCAAAGGCCGAAGAGGAAGTATCACAATATAAAGATACCGAAACATATGGCGTGCAACTACTGTCTTCTTTAGCTAGATTAAATGAAGAAAAAACCTATGAAATTGTGGATAAGTATGTTCAATAAAATAATCAATCAAAAAGATGCACGGGAACATTAAGTTCCTGCGTATTTTTCTTTGCTGAGAATAACACAAATAGTAGGAATATGGTAATATAACCTAGGTAACTACATACTGGGGGATACATAATGAAAAAGTACTACGTCTTATCATTAATCTCATTTTTATTACTGGGTGCATGCAGCAAAGAACAAACAAGTGAGCAATCAGATAATCAGGAAGATATAGAAGTACAAGTGGAGAAAGTAACCGAAACTAGTGAAACTCGCGAAGAACGCCATGAAAGAGAATTAGCAGAAATTGAAAAAAAATTAGTAGCTGAAGCGGCGGAAGAAAATGAAAAGAGAATGATTGACTTGGTTGAATTACCTCTTGGTCAAGTTAGTACAAAACAAGGTACATTAACGTACATAGATACGCCTGAGGAGCTTGCCATAGTCGGAAAGTTGAATGAATTGGCTAAGACGTTTGAAGTCGTAACGAAAAAAGATTCGATTATAAATACTTCTGTAGATCCTTCTGCTAAATCAGTATCTCTAATTGCTAGAGACGATACGACAAGAGCGGGATTGTTTATTCATGGAATTATAAGTATTGACTATCAACCAAATAAAAAGAATATGATTCTGGTTGAGGAGTTACGAGACGGAAAAACCACGTATACGTATTATAATTATGATATGGATTTAGCTGGAGATTTAGTAGAATACATTTATTCTTTAAAGGTCGATGTACCACATCAATAATAGTTAGATAATGAACGAATGAAAAGGGCTTTAACCTATATGGTATGCCCTTTTATTTTTGTTAAACCAAAAGTGCCTAAGTTCAAAACTAATCCTATCAATAAAAAATAAACAGAGGAAATTAATGTGTATTTGTCAATATTTTTCCTCTATAATAAATAGGTATTTATACACATAAAGGGGATGTCAACGTTGAGGAAGTATTCGTATATTTTTATATTCTTTTTTTTCTTAGGATTATTAATCGTGGGGTGCAGTAAAAGTGAAGACGTTAGTGTTGAGGATGAACGGTTAGAAAAAGTAAATCAAATGCTTATTGCTATATTAGAAAAGGATGAAGAGGGAATTAATCAGCTCAGTGGAGATGTTTTTAATCCTGATGAGGTTTTAGATAATGCTTCTAAATGGGGATTTGAGGGTAAAAGAATTGAAGATTTTATTATCGAAAAGAAATCTGACTATGTGTATCATGTTTCCCTAATTAACAAAGAATCTAAGGTTGTTTTTCGAGTGGTACAAAATCCACCTGATGATGAAATCGTAGATTACATGGCTATTTTAAAATAAAAAAGATATAGGGAGATACATCATGCAAAAGTTATTATTTTTTGTATTTATAGGAATGGTTTTAATATCAGCAGCTTGTAACAAGGAAGAAGTTGTTACAAATAGTCCCACCGAAAAAGTCAATGGGACTCAAAAGGTTGAAGAAAAAGAAAAAGAGAATCCAAACGAATTAACTTTTGAGTTTAATGGAGAGCAAAAAACAATTCCCGCAAAGACGAAATATATGGATTCGAGTTTGGCAGGAACAAGTGTGAAGGTTACAAATAATTTTGAATCATCGCAAGATCCACAAGGAACTTATAGCATTCAAGGAGTAAAAGAATACGAGGGTATTAATGTTGGGTTTAGATTCACTGAAAAGGTTCCATCTGATGTTTTGTTTGAATTAATTATGTATAGCGTTGCTGGTTCGCAAGAAGCGCAATTAGAAGAGTTCAAACACCCATTACTTGAAGATGAATATGTGCATGCCATGAAAGGGGAAAGCGACAAAAAAATAGGTATAGAATTAATTAAAGAAACAAGTAAACAACCAATTGAAATAACTATACAAATGTTTAAACCCATTACAGTTAATCAAGAAGAAGTGCTTGCGGAAATTATTGCAATGATTAATACGTATAAAGAATAATTAGAATTATTTTCTAACCAGCAATAAATTGCTGGTTTTTCTTATTTAACAATAGGGTGCGATTCTTCAATAATGAAAAATCGCTTATCTTATTCGACTAACGAAGCAGGATAGTGAAAGAAGGAAAAGATAAAATGAGTCGGAGTTGTAAAAACTAAATGACTTGTATCTTGTTGGTCTTAAATTCCTTTATTTTAATACCACCTTCTTGATGAAACATAGAAGATGGTAGGGAAGTAACTATAGAGTAGATGTATGCTGTTACTAATCATGACAGCATGGTTAGAGAGACGTTTTAAAGATAGCCTCGACGTGGATTTAGTTTAAACGTACTCATAACTAATTAGTATTTTGACATATTGCAAATATACAATGTATAATAGTGTTCATGAACAATCCAGTAGATATTTTTAAGGCATTAGCTAATGAGTCGCGTATTCAAATACTAGAATGGTTAAAAAACCCAGAAGCTCACTTTTCACCCCAAGAAGGGATTGATCTTGTTGAAGTAGGGGTATGTGTGAGTCAAATAACTAGTAAAATGAATATGAATCAATCCACTGCGTCTCAATATCTCTCAATATTACATCGAGTTGGTTTAATTAATGCCAAACGTATTGGTAAATGGACATATTATAAGAGAAACGAAGATGCAATTAATCAAATTGGTCTGTATCTCCAGAAAGGTGAATGATACTGAATTAACAATCGTTCAGTATCATTCACCTGATTTTCACAACAACATATTGTTAGTTTGCAATATATAAATATGTTATTCTGAATAATTCTTAAGGGGGATGATGTTGGTGGTGGAATCACACACAAGTTGTTCCAGAATGCACAAATAATGCACCAATCCTTATACAAGGATTAATTAAATATAGTTAGAAAGAAGGCTTATCAATGAATAATAGAAAAAAACTAAAACTTGGAGCTGCGATTGAAGGGGTTGGGTTCAACTATATGGGGTGGCGACATCCAGACATGCCTAGCAATGCAAGTGAAAATATTGATTACTATGTAAAACAAGCAAAAATAGCAGAAGCAGGAAAGTTTGACACAATATTTTTATTCGATGTCAGTCATGTTGGACCAGGGAATATTCCACATCACTTGAGTATGTTTGAGGGTATCAGTATTTTGTCGGCACTTAGTATGGCAACGACAAATATAGGTCTTATAGCAACAATCGCTACGTCGTATGCTGATCCATTTACTGCTGCGAGACAGATCCTTTCACTTGATAAAATTAGTAAGGGACGAGCAGGTTTGAATGCCGTTACGTCAAATCCGGGAGGTATGGTGAATTATAGCAGGTCACATCTTTCAAAAGCAGATCAATATCCTATGCAAAAAGAATTTATGGAAATTTTATTAGGTCTATGGGATTCATATGAAGATGATGCATTTATACGTGATAAAGCGAATGGTATTTACCTCGATCCGCAAAAAATGCACGCTTTAAGATATAGAGGGAAGTATTTCTCAGTAGATGGTCCGTTGAATCTAAGCCGTTCGATTCAAGGCAGACCGGCACTCTTCACGGCGGGTAGTTCTTCTAATTTTGTAGAAAACGCTGCGAAATATACAGATGGTGGTTTTATAGCTTCTTCTTCACTTGAATATGCTAAAGGAATTGCAGCAGAGCTTAGAAAGCGAGTAGCTTTGGAAGGACGATCAACAGAAGATTTTATTGTTGTGACTTCACAAATGCCGATTGTCGGTAGTACTGAAGCAGAAGCAGAAGAAAAATTCCAAGAAATGCAAAGTTTGATGCCAGTTTATAGAATACCAAGACCTTTGTTTTTTGGTTCAGCCGAGAAAGTAGCCGATCAAGTTCAGGAATGGTATGAAGAAGGTACGATGGATATGTTATTGATACAACAGGAATATCCAACAGGGTTACAAGATTTCGTTGATTTAGTTGTTCCGATTTTACAGGATAGAGGCATTTTTCATACAGAATATGAATCAAATACGTTACGGGGTAATTTGGGTCTGCCTTATCCAGAAAATAAATATTCATTATAAATTACATTTTATTTTGATTAAGTAGTAAAAAACAGAGGAATAACAAAATAATCCATTAATCGTTACGTAGAAAAGTGATTAGGTAATTACTAATGGTTACTCGCCCATTTGGGTTGACTAAAGGGAAGGGAGGAACAAAGAGTTGGTTAGAGTGGAGATTACAAGAAGCACTACTAACGGTAAAATAATATCTTACAAATTGGAGGGTCACGCATACTATAACGAATACGGCAAGGACATTGTTTGTGCCGGTGTTTCAGCTGTATCAATTGGAACGGTTAACTCAATAGAAGCATTGTTGGGAATTGTGCCAGAACACACAATATATGAAGGTTTTTTGAAAGTAGACATACCTGAACGAATTGAGTCAAAAACTTTTGAGCAGGTACAGCTTTTGTTGGAATCAATGGTAATTATGCTGAAATCTATCCAAGAATCTTACGGTGAATTTTTAACAATTGAAGAAACTATACAATAGACTATAGAGAATTTGTAGGTATTGAAAAAAATTATGTATCCTTTTTATACTATGCTCTATACAAATTAGGGGCATTTCTTCAATGAAGAAAAGCTCCTTTTTTAATGTTACTATAGGGCTGCATTACTAAAATAAAAGAATTGTAAAGGAGGGCAGTTTAAACTAACGGGTGCTTTAGTTTAAAAACAGCGACAAGTGAAATTAAACTTGTCGCTGTTTTATTGCATATGAATAATATCTTTACAGCTCCTTCACCAAAACTACATTAGCATACTATTTAGCGGGTACCATAATTTAAATTATGGTTAGTGTTAACTATATGGTTTTTATACCCGCTACTTATATCCAAAAAGGTGGAGAAACCTTGTTATATCAATAAAAAAGCAGTGCGATTTCTTATTGAACTGCCCCATAAATGTTAGACATCAATCTTACATTTATGGGGTATTTTTATGTCTAATTTTACAGTGGAAAATAGAATACAAATGGTTTTAAGGTATTTAAATGGTAACGAATCTATTAAGGAAATTTCACGGCAGGTACAGATAAATAAGAGTGTTTTAAGTGGATGGATTCGCCTTTACGAACAGCATGGTAGTGAAGCTTTCCTAAAAAACTATACACGCTATT containing:
- a CDS encoding NtaA/DmoA family FMN-dependent monooxygenase (This protein belongs to a clade of FMN-dependent monooxygenases, within a broader family of flavin-dependent oxidoreductases, the luciferase-like monooxygenase (LMM) family, some of whose members use coenzyme F420 rather than FMN.), whose product is MNNRKKLKLGAAIEGVGFNYMGWRHPDMPSNASENIDYYVKQAKIAEAGKFDTIFLFDVSHVGPGNIPHHLSMFEGISILSALSMATTNIGLIATIATSYADPFTAARQILSLDKISKGRAGLNAVTSNPGGMVNYSRSHLSKADQYPMQKEFMEILLGLWDSYEDDAFIRDKANGIYLDPQKMHALRYRGKYFSVDGPLNLSRSIQGRPALFTAGSSSNFVENAAKYTDGGFIASSSLEYAKGIAAELRKRVALEGRSTEDFIVVTSQMPIVGSTEAEAEEKFQEMQSLMPVYRIPRPLFFGSAEKVADQVQEWYEEGTMDMLLIQQEYPTGLQDFVDLVVPILQDRGIFHTEYESNTLRGNLGLPYPENKYSL
- a CDS encoding ArsR/SmtB family transcription factor is translated as MNNPVDIFKALANESRIQILEWLKNPEAHFSPQEGIDLVEVGVCVSQITSKMNMNQSTASQYLSILHRVGLINAKRIGKWTYYKRNEDAINQIGLYLQKGE
- a CDS encoding ribosomal-processing cysteine protease Prp, which encodes MEITRSTTNGKIISYKLEGHAYYNEYGKDIVCAGVSAVSIGTVNSIEALLGIVPEHTIYEGFLKVDIPERIESKTFEQVQLLLESMVIMLKSIQESYGEFLTIEETIQ